One Legionella hackeliae DNA segment encodes these proteins:
- a CDS encoding conjugal transfer protein TraG N-terminal domain-containing protein produces MIVFSPLSLYTTYLGWQQYEVIFNALWQTGLLFLGFLMVAYRFLKSALALPGSTTYAAEQALNNFLYELAVTFLICGIFIYPCVPLEEKAMSFKPMCGIKKGTDTKTSTLKDTGTTYDEAFADVLTPNVKMPIGFALLQNYMSGITYGLMKVTGCTDSLQAIEGDLISTYLPADVREQALNFHRQCFLEARSQYHNEPHDKTKVNDILKKYGGEEDLKWVGSKVYQTLYYDKIYARQPVPGFTFNEAPNKNLEKAAERGDIDAKHLPEQGYPTCNQWWKKLKTDLVQVANNASVFDSHLNYYAVLDRVRTFKNNHPKAWGSQLSSEDYIAKMLLNDSRDMQANSMKNLMGNTNGAFGGAISHGLVNIGQLTKSWTSTPLKREAIMQTLPVMQAFLYFFLIILTPVILALSGYNPKALGSICGLFIMAIFLQYLWHLVGFVERSVLDPLGQNDAIAAMRNMAVLFYFIAPMLLLKLSSHFGGEAGAALGALVNDAAQHSNKVANSGVDTIKQGAKIASMGKVK; encoded by the coding sequence ATGATCGTATTTAGCCCTTTATCCTTGTACACCACCTATTTAGGCTGGCAGCAATATGAGGTGATTTTTAATGCCCTGTGGCAAACAGGACTACTGTTTCTCGGTTTTCTCATGGTGGCTTACCGCTTTTTAAAATCAGCTTTAGCCTTGCCTGGATCCACAACTTATGCTGCAGAACAGGCTTTGAATAACTTTCTTTATGAATTGGCGGTTACTTTTTTGATTTGCGGCATCTTTATCTACCCCTGTGTGCCATTGGAAGAAAAAGCCATGAGTTTTAAACCCATGTGCGGTATAAAAAAAGGAACAGATACAAAAACTTCTACTTTAAAAGATACAGGTACTACTTATGATGAAGCATTTGCAGACGTACTGACCCCCAATGTCAAAATGCCTATTGGTTTTGCACTCTTGCAAAATTACATGTCAGGGATTACCTACGGCTTGATGAAAGTGACCGGTTGCACCGACAGCTTACAAGCGATTGAAGGCGATTTAATTTCCACCTATTTACCTGCCGATGTACGTGAACAAGCATTGAATTTTCACAGACAATGCTTCCTTGAGGCCAGAAGTCAATATCACAATGAACCGCACGACAAAACCAAGGTTAATGACATTTTAAAAAAATACGGTGGTGAGGAGGATTTAAAATGGGTGGGTTCCAAAGTCTATCAAACACTATACTATGATAAAATTTACGCAAGACAACCTGTACCAGGCTTTACCTTCAACGAAGCCCCCAACAAAAATCTCGAAAAAGCAGCAGAACGTGGTGATATTGATGCAAAACATCTGCCAGAGCAAGGTTATCCCACCTGCAATCAATGGTGGAAAAAGCTCAAAACAGATTTGGTGCAAGTAGCCAATAACGCCAGTGTTTTTGACAGCCACCTGAATTACTACGCGGTTTTAGACAGGGTACGCACGTTCAAAAATAACCATCCTAAAGCTTGGGGTTCTCAGTTAAGCTCAGAAGACTACATTGCCAAGATGTTGCTTAATGACAGTCGCGACATGCAGGCTAACAGTATGAAAAACCTAATGGGAAATACCAATGGGGCTTTTGGTGGTGCCATTTCTCATGGGTTAGTAAATATTGGGCAATTAACAAAATCATGGACATCAACGCCGTTAAAGCGTGAAGCCATAATGCAAACACTACCTGTCATGCAGGCCTTTTTGTATTTCTTCCTGATTATCTTGACGCCAGTGATTTTGGCTTTAAGTGGTTATAACCCTAAGGCGTTAGGCAGTATTTGCGGTCTGTTTATAATGGCGATTTTCCTGCAATACCTGTGGCATCTGGTGGGTTTTGTCGAGCGCAGTGTGCTCGATCCTTTAGGACAAAACGATGCCATTGCAGCCATGCGCAATATGGCGGTTTTATTCTACTTTATTGCACCCATGTTACTCTTAAAACTATCCAGTCATTTTGGTGGAGAAGCAGGGGCAGCCCTTGGTGCATTGGTTAATGACGCAGCGCAGCACAGTAACAAAGTTGCCAACTCAGGTGTGGATACCATCAAGCAAGGGGCAAAAATAGCCAGCATGGGGAAAGTAAAATGA
- a CDS encoding integrating conjugative element protein yields MHKLSMSLLTLMLPKMLFASSFMPNESDYYYKLGGSSNLYVPPVNNDQTITIGGNVDGRLGFTCNGFNPVVSITNTFQDMKSSAMNIPGGIIDNLKGSVAGFPLYKLQQSMPALYNVLQNTASYAQNEFSVKVKDCQDVKKTLEEGQSPMESMLSVSDSQGWLEAAKRAKTENVDVTSTAKSIAKKRDEYGLPWIGRESGNAGGTYQRPIKVINDVVIAGYNILLNRKPLNNEKKPDTKTPMTHTWPTPGDASQWAVKVLGDIHVSTATDADKTKHDAKAGIGLSALLQSCDSSNTCTSNVSKALWNLVDKKWPLTEEKLKMVSASNLMITDEIIITIQRMPREEQILTVSKLAEEIAVQNMLDKALMMRRILQAGLQIQEVQNLKPALDMVKFALKKLDDDIHSLAFESEVRKKMMTETLGLLMDMRGSDIAKGLPGDDHEQSQVKNGAVYAKPDSKGA; encoded by the coding sequence ATGCACAAACTGTCTATGTCTTTACTTACATTAATGCTACCAAAAATGCTCTTTGCCAGTTCTTTTATGCCTAATGAATCGGATTATTATTACAAGTTGGGTGGCTCATCCAATCTATATGTACCCCCTGTTAATAATGACCAAACCATCACTATTGGTGGTAATGTCGATGGGCGGCTTGGCTTTACCTGTAATGGATTTAATCCTGTAGTCTCTATTACCAATACCTTTCAGGATATGAAGTCTTCTGCCATGAATATTCCTGGCGGTATTATTGATAACCTCAAAGGATCTGTTGCAGGGTTTCCACTGTATAAGCTACAACAATCCATGCCTGCGCTTTATAACGTACTGCAAAATACGGCCAGCTACGCGCAAAATGAATTTAGCGTCAAAGTAAAAGATTGCCAGGATGTGAAAAAAACTCTGGAAGAAGGTCAATCGCCTATGGAAAGCATGCTTTCTGTGTCTGATAGTCAAGGCTGGCTTGAGGCAGCAAAACGAGCGAAAACTGAAAATGTGGATGTGACTTCAACGGCTAAAAGTATTGCTAAAAAACGAGACGAATATGGACTGCCCTGGATAGGTCGGGAAAGCGGAAATGCTGGTGGAACATACCAACGTCCTATCAAAGTCATTAACGATGTAGTCATTGCGGGTTACAACATTTTACTAAATCGCAAACCGCTTAATAATGAGAAGAAGCCAGATACCAAAACACCCATGACGCACACTTGGCCAACGCCCGGTGATGCCAGTCAATGGGCAGTAAAAGTATTAGGTGATATTCATGTAAGCACCGCTACAGATGCAGATAAAACCAAACACGATGCCAAAGCTGGCATTGGATTATCCGCGTTATTACAAAGTTGCGACAGCTCCAACACTTGTACTTCCAATGTATCTAAAGCACTGTGGAATCTAGTAGACAAAAAATGGCCGTTGACTGAAGAAAAACTCAAAATGGTTAGTGCATCCAACTTGATGATTACAGATGAAATCATCATCACCATACAACGTATGCCGCGTGAAGAACAAATCTTGACTGTTTCCAAATTGGCTGAGGAAATTGCTGTACAAAACATGCTCGATAAAGCCTTGATGATGCGCCGTATTTTACAAGCTGGTTTACAAATACAAGAAGTACAAAACTTAAAACCCGCGCTTGATATGGTGAAATTTGCCTTAAAGAAACTCGATGATGACATTCATTCTTTAGCTTTTGAAAGCGAAGTTCGTAAAAAAATGATGACTGAAACTTTAGGTCTTTTGATGGATATGCGAGGTAGCGATATAGCCAAAGGCTTGCCTGGTGATGACCATGAACAATCGCAAGTTAAAAATGGCGCAGTCTATGCGAAACCTGATTCCAAAGGAGCATAA
- a CDS encoding TIGR03756 family integrating conjugative element protein yields MMLISMMISTSIHARESIEPPSPISSFGIATKVLGRIFTNSHYKVIGSCTWAVGKLPPKLVAVPASEQFLPDLIVTVANRPETNPWIEARALYENPASQALYQKTYLLATGSALGFGDDAGQTSAMHINEERTRVVDVIGSPAGLYRFPYLSHKPETRFGSPYYISEADAVSDRTEIAEIAYMATHPHLLFNHDIGSTTQSWGHEIPRIMRVTQPSSFRASVVAALHAADIVTNKNSLHVTQSTSNSCGANCVVANVIFDGHNKNIIWQEVYPKNRNLNFNDTSDMGVEDDKAGNGNYVFVVWRKYRGCIAHEGKLLRALSFPKVGHPQKR; encoded by the coding sequence ATGATGCTTATTTCTATGATGATTAGCACATCCATCCATGCAAGAGAAAGCATAGAGCCACCTAGTCCTATTAGCAGTTTTGGTATTGCCACCAAGGTATTGGGCAGGATCTTTACCAACAGTCACTACAAGGTAATTGGTTCCTGTACTTGGGCAGTAGGAAAACTTCCGCCTAAGCTGGTAGCTGTTCCTGCTAGCGAGCAGTTTTTACCTGACTTAATTGTCACAGTGGCCAATCGCCCTGAAACCAATCCATGGATTGAAGCACGTGCACTTTATGAAAATCCGGCAAGCCAAGCCTTGTATCAAAAAACCTATCTACTAGCAACTGGTTCAGCGCTAGGTTTTGGCGATGATGCAGGACAAACCTCAGCCATGCACATCAATGAAGAACGCACACGGGTTGTAGATGTAATTGGCAGTCCAGCAGGTCTTTATCGTTTCCCTTATTTGTCACATAAACCTGAAACACGTTTTGGTTCTCCCTACTACATCAGTGAGGCTGATGCCGTGTCAGACCGCACAGAGATCGCTGAAATTGCTTATATGGCAACTCATCCTCACCTGTTATTCAACCATGATATAGGCTCCACAACACAGTCGTGGGGACATGAAATCCCAAGGATTATGCGAGTAACGCAGCCCTCAAGCTTTAGAGCATCCGTTGTTGCAGCCCTTCATGCAGCAGACATCGTGACCAATAAAAACAGTCTTCATGTGACACAGAGCACCAGTAATTCTTGTGGTGCTAATTGCGTAGTAGCCAATGTCATATTCGATGGCCACAACAAAAACATCATCTGGCAGGAAGTATACCCCAAAAACCGCAACCTTAACTTTAATGATACCAGCGATATGGGTGTAGAAGATGACAAAGCAGGTAATGGGAATTATGTCTTTGTAGTTTGGCGAAAATATCGAGGCTGTATTGCCCATGAAGGGAAATTGCTTCGCGCACTGTCATTCCCCAAAGTGGGGCATCCTCAAAAACGATAG
- a CDS encoding conjugative transfer ATPase: MKLFSQVSDWLLGQPNKPGLTQQNIKKRFENHNPSFANQLSMVDFSDELNLFLLNDGVSIGSGFELASIPAEATSTEHLHAVFSKIRDTFATVVPLHKEDPWVMQMYVNDEYSLKPVLNHIQQSIAPNIAETSFTRDYLARLDDLFCKMTRPEGLFVDPKTDAPYRGRRRRIRVLFYRLYQKTQTTRELALAEHQEVMAQIESKLLSPGLQLKQLTGKDYYQWLVRWFAANAEELLARFPYPKNKKPAGYTLSQNILFHEPQSDEHGFIFDEMIHRILYIDGLKEAPEIGLLSREKPQANPKHRYALLDKLPEGATYTIQVVFENDEALDAHLIHLEKGIVGTSLKPSRVREDIKTARDELSIGNRLFWVNQSIFYRASTKDQAVRIEKELKELFIEGKMPLISSGFDIHPINSYLNALPFNFIPQYARQYLRFDRLMYASELASLLPVYGRNQGARHLPCFTFFNRLGEPVLFDVLHHDFISQNSHMALFANSGGGKSVATGWMINSLMATKNARIILFEMGNSFDRMLLHAKAHGKKTKQLLLSNKKNEAVPLNPFCEAYKAIPEITDNLNVEQAALIAQKIMALEANLEQPASSEDLSCDDGSRSYLAELALALRTMITEANALEEEQFTLADETLLIEVLSDAILTSFNHDIPQMLTEHVVSAFKRRFDKETVARKKDRILDMHDRLNSYVINSAKSRFFNVPTEPLGDFDIFHVDISAIKDDTGKLALVMVSLLPRILGMAEATQNDNRPTFLFIDESHLQFQIPSVVAVCLLVAKVARKLGLWLVAITQNVTDMNSEKATKILSLIETWILLGLDEKEISDVKRFKSLTPQQEALIRDIDSQKGLYAEAVLLGSRYQGLFRVIPPRYLLALLMTEKSEKAQRHSLEKQHDVLKAAELLADLLENKKQSKNHDAYFYDD, translated from the coding sequence ATGAAATTATTCAGCCAAGTAAGTGACTGGCTGTTAGGACAACCCAATAAACCAGGATTAACACAACAAAACATAAAAAAAAGATTTGAGAATCACAACCCTTCCTTTGCCAATCAATTGTCCATGGTAGATTTTAGTGATGAGCTTAATCTCTTTTTACTCAATGATGGTGTCAGCATTGGTTCAGGCTTTGAATTAGCATCCATTCCAGCAGAAGCAACATCTACCGAACATTTACACGCTGTATTTAGCAAAATTCGTGATACTTTTGCCACGGTCGTACCTTTGCACAAAGAAGATCCTTGGGTAATGCAAATGTATGTCAATGACGAATACAGTTTAAAACCTGTTCTTAATCATATTCAACAAAGCATTGCACCAAACATTGCTGAAACATCCTTTACTCGTGACTATTTGGCAAGGTTGGATGATCTGTTTTGCAAGATGACAAGACCCGAAGGATTGTTTGTTGATCCAAAAACCGATGCACCCTATCGCGGCAGACGAAGACGAATCAGGGTTTTGTTTTATCGCCTCTATCAAAAAACGCAAACCACTAGAGAACTGGCACTTGCCGAGCATCAGGAAGTTATGGCTCAGATTGAAAGCAAATTACTATCGCCTGGTCTTCAACTAAAACAACTAACCGGTAAAGATTATTATCAGTGGTTGGTACGGTGGTTTGCAGCTAATGCTGAAGAACTACTGGCTCGCTTTCCTTACCCTAAAAACAAAAAACCAGCAGGCTATACTTTAAGCCAGAATATTTTGTTTCATGAACCGCAAAGTGATGAGCATGGGTTTATATTTGATGAGATGATTCATCGTATTCTTTATATCGATGGTCTGAAAGAAGCACCTGAAATTGGTCTTTTATCTCGTGAAAAACCACAAGCCAATCCCAAACACCGATACGCACTTTTAGATAAGTTGCCAGAAGGTGCTACCTACACTATTCAGGTTGTCTTTGAAAATGATGAAGCCTTAGATGCGCATCTGATTCATCTTGAAAAAGGCATCGTAGGAACAAGCCTTAAACCGTCACGAGTCAGAGAGGATATCAAAACTGCACGAGATGAATTGTCTATAGGAAACCGTCTGTTTTGGGTTAATCAATCTATTTTTTATCGTGCCAGCACGAAAGACCAGGCAGTACGCATTGAAAAAGAGCTAAAAGAATTATTTATTGAAGGCAAAATGCCTTTGATTTCTTCTGGTTTCGACATTCATCCCATCAACAGTTATCTGAATGCCTTACCTTTTAATTTCATCCCACAATACGCTCGCCAATATTTGCGCTTTGACCGATTGATGTATGCGTCTGAATTAGCCTCTTTACTGCCCGTGTATGGACGCAACCAGGGAGCAAGACACCTTCCCTGTTTCACCTTTTTTAACCGTTTGGGAGAACCAGTACTCTTTGATGTGTTGCATCATGATTTTATCAGCCAAAACTCCCACATGGCCTTGTTCGCCAATTCCGGTGGCGGCAAATCAGTGGCTACTGGCTGGATGATTAATTCGTTGATGGCCACTAAAAATGCCCGCATCATTCTTTTTGAAATGGGTAATTCTTTTGATCGTATGCTCCTTCATGCCAAAGCCCATGGCAAAAAAACAAAGCAGTTATTACTTAGCAATAAGAAAAATGAAGCTGTTCCATTAAATCCTTTTTGTGAGGCCTATAAAGCCATTCCTGAAATAACAGACAATTTAAATGTAGAGCAGGCGGCTCTAATTGCGCAAAAAATCATGGCACTCGAAGCAAATCTCGAACAGCCTGCAAGTTCGGAGGATTTATCCTGTGATGATGGATCTCGATCGTATCTGGCAGAACTGGCTTTGGCATTGCGTACCATGATTACTGAAGCCAATGCGTTGGAAGAAGAGCAATTTACCTTAGCCGATGAAACATTGTTAATTGAAGTATTAAGTGATGCCATCTTAACGTCTTTTAACCATGACATACCGCAAATGCTGACTGAACATGTCGTGAGTGCTTTTAAACGGCGATTCGATAAAGAAACGGTGGCTCGCAAGAAAGACCGCATTTTAGATATGCATGACCGATTAAACAGTTATGTCATTAACAGCGCCAAATCACGCTTTTTTAATGTGCCAACTGAACCTTTAGGAGATTTTGATATCTTTCATGTTGATATCTCCGCGATTAAAGATGATACCGGAAAGCTCGCTTTAGTGATGGTTTCTTTATTACCAAGAATATTGGGTATGGCAGAAGCAACTCAAAACGACAACAGACCAACCTTTCTTTTTATTGATGAATCTCATTTGCAATTTCAAATTCCTTCAGTGGTGGCCGTATGTTTACTGGTTGCCAAAGTAGCCAGAAAATTAGGTCTTTGGCTGGTTGCTATTACCCAAAACGTCACCGATATGAATTCGGAAAAAGCCACCAAGATTTTATCGCTAATTGAAACCTGGATTTTATTAGGCCTTGATGAAAAGGAAATTAGCGATGTCAAACGATTTAAATCATTAACTCCGCAACAAGAAGCTTTAATTAGAGATATTGATTCACAAAAAGGCTTATATGCAGAAGCAGTTTTATTAGGCTCACGTTATCAAGGATTATTTCGTGTCATTCCACCTCGCTACTTACTTGCTCTTTTAATGACTGAAAAATCAGAAAAAGCACAACGCCATTCCCTGGAGAAACAACATGATGTCCTTAAAGCCGCTGAACTGCTTGCCGACCTTCTCGAAAATAAAAAACAAAGCAAAAATCATGATGCTTATTTCTATGATGATTAG
- a CDS encoding TIGR03751 family conjugal transfer lipoprotein, with protein sequence MAIYNKLHMILVLGSVLVLSACASKTVGSTAIPEGGLTVSQLYQQSLGEAMPGWSVPKRQAKTVNYSGYTRDASNEIQHLFKPLDNPQVPIYVFPHVAVIGDEQLLKPGYTTAFFLYKQNQFALASEHY encoded by the coding sequence ATGGCCATTTACAACAAACTGCACATGATTTTAGTCTTAGGTAGCGTCTTAGTGCTTAGTGCTTGCGCCTCAAAGACCGTTGGTTCCACGGCTATTCCTGAAGGAGGATTGACTGTTAGCCAACTTTATCAGCAAAGCCTTGGCGAAGCCATGCCTGGCTGGTCTGTACCTAAAAGACAGGCGAAGACAGTGAATTATTCAGGGTATACACGAGATGCTTCCAACGAGATCCAACATTTGTTCAAGCCTTTGGATAACCCACAAGTTCCGATTTATGTGTTTCCTCATGTTGCTGTCATTGGTGATGAGCAATTGTTAAAACCAGGCTATACCACAGCCTTTTTTCTCTACAAACAAAATCAATTTGCACTAGCTTCCGAGCACTATTAA
- a CDS encoding TIGR03752 family integrating conjugative element protein: MKKNTGLKVLTGTVIAVVALIMMNGKHHDREPEVTHHDPNNLNEAIASQFNDNIRDVAARLQETEKKLARLELENKQLKGKKENVQASYNPEVIKEIELLKSELANVKTSQESQQNSQSYTVNGESTLTKEQNVKDIDTLLMKRERNPNEQAYWEGLKKKKQALTQKVKTAALNSKDKKSIPYYTIPAGCDLGRTTLLSALIGEVPVEGKLMQPLFPFSAIINRGDLMAANGIPLPPNISGMKVNGYAIGVGSFLDNISCVRAYVTSALFVFDDGHFVTVGKEQMAGTAEMVNNDSLGYLTTAFGNPCIKGQYFTNAPRVLMALMASDGIKGFGNALSQWQMSYTANANGATGIPTGSMGNYALGGALSQGTVKAADWLEKRIQGSFDMVFVPASQRYRPTQLSFHVTQTINLDKETNGRVLDYGHLQQTAHDFSLR, encoded by the coding sequence ATGAAAAAGAATACTGGACTTAAAGTATTGACTGGCACGGTGATCGCGGTTGTTGCACTCATTATGATGAATGGCAAACATCATGACCGTGAACCTGAGGTCACTCACCACGATCCTAATAATCTGAACGAAGCTATTGCAAGTCAGTTTAATGACAACATCCGTGATGTTGCTGCAAGACTACAGGAAACCGAAAAGAAACTTGCCAGACTTGAATTGGAAAACAAGCAACTCAAAGGCAAAAAGGAAAATGTGCAGGCTTCTTATAATCCTGAGGTAATTAAAGAAATAGAACTATTAAAATCCGAATTGGCCAATGTCAAAACCAGTCAGGAATCCCAACAAAACTCTCAATCCTACACCGTCAATGGAGAATCGACTCTTACCAAAGAACAAAATGTTAAGGACATCGATACTTTATTAATGAAACGTGAACGAAATCCTAATGAACAAGCTTATTGGGAGGGATTAAAGAAAAAAAAGCAAGCATTAACCCAAAAAGTTAAAACAGCGGCTTTAAACAGTAAAGATAAAAAAAGTATTCCCTATTATACCATTCCAGCAGGCTGCGATTTAGGTAGAACTACCTTGTTATCAGCACTGATTGGTGAGGTACCAGTTGAAGGCAAGCTCATGCAGCCTTTATTTCCCTTCTCAGCCATTATTAATCGTGGTGATTTAATGGCTGCTAATGGTATCCCTTTGCCTCCCAATATTTCAGGTATGAAAGTTAATGGTTATGCAATCGGTGTTGGTTCTTTTTTGGATAACATCAGCTGTGTTCGAGCCTATGTGACCTCTGCTTTATTTGTTTTTGATGACGGCCATTTTGTGACCGTGGGTAAAGAGCAAATGGCTGGAACAGCTGAAATGGTCAATAACGATAGTTTAGGTTATCTCACCACCGCTTTTGGTAATCCCTGCATTAAAGGCCAGTATTTTACCAATGCGCCCAGAGTTCTTATGGCACTCATGGCTTCCGATGGGATTAAAGGGTTTGGTAATGCACTTTCCCAGTGGCAAATGAGCTATACCGCCAATGCCAATGGTGCGACAGGCATACCTACCGGCTCCATGGGCAATTATGCTTTGGGTGGTGCGCTTTCCCAGGGAACAGTTAAAGCTGCTGATTGGCTGGAAAAACGCATTCAAGGTAGCTTCGATATGGTTTTTGTTCCAGCATCTCAACGATACAGACCGACACAACTTTCATTTCACGTCACACAAACCATCAACCTAGATAAAGAAACCAATGGGAGAGTATTAGATTATGGCCATTTACAACAAACTGCACATGATTTTAGTCTTAGGTAG
- a CDS encoding TIGR03749 family integrating conjugative element protein codes for MTTTKWLLTIIALISSQYVLALDAEHVFWDKTPITVELSLNEERLIHFPQAISIVDNEVASQIAVLKIQDALYLKGKDFFKNKRLLVQLMPQGEVIILNLSVNDKTHNVKPIEVLLESKESTSSPQEVANPLDLNAVTLTRFAIQSLYAPQRLLVIPDGVGRVPMQTRKQVSLFYGASIEARPLISWNGGAFYVTAVELKNLLNKEIVVDPRQMMGYWQTATFYPTNTLSPRGKKESTTVFLVSDRPFGIALSASREYVR; via the coding sequence ATGACAACAACTAAATGGTTACTTACCATAATTGCCTTAATTAGCAGTCAATACGTGCTTGCGCTGGATGCAGAGCATGTCTTCTGGGATAAAACACCCATCACTGTTGAACTATCCTTGAATGAGGAAAGGCTCATCCATTTTCCTCAAGCCATTAGTATTGTAGATAATGAAGTAGCTTCCCAAATCGCGGTTTTGAAAATTCAGGACGCTTTATATCTGAAAGGCAAGGACTTTTTTAAAAACAAAAGGCTCTTGGTGCAACTCATGCCTCAAGGTGAGGTCATTATCTTAAACTTAAGCGTTAATGATAAAACCCATAATGTGAAACCAATAGAAGTGCTTTTGGAGTCCAAAGAAAGTACCAGCTCTCCTCAAGAAGTGGCCAATCCTCTGGATTTAAATGCTGTAACACTGACGCGCTTTGCCATCCAATCCTTGTATGCCCCACAAAGACTGTTGGTGATCCCTGATGGCGTGGGGCGTGTGCCTATGCAAACCCGAAAACAAGTAAGCCTTTTTTACGGTGCCAGTATTGAAGCAAGACCATTGATTTCATGGAATGGAGGAGCATTTTATGTGACTGCGGTAGAGTTGAAAAATCTGTTGAACAAGGAAATAGTTGTTGATCCTCGCCAAATGATGGGTTACTGGCAAACCGCTACCTTTTACCCCACCAACACTCTATCACCTCGTGGTAAGAAAGAGTCTACCACGGTATTTCTGGTATCAGACAGACCCTTTGGCATAGCACTTTCAGCAAGTCGGGAGTATGTACGATGA
- a CDS encoding DUF2895 family protein, translated as MFHYWKKVDSLNHINRLLLAFVSVLILIVFGLIITLSKIPNRFEFWLTPSMSINGGLIKENAIPKEYVQGFVATLLPTLNTWSQGGKKEFATNLSGFHYYFTPRHQTLMDKTLIAYKDAQLFNRIQVASLYRFMENEDVKVIAHNTWEVHLVLRITQRLKDDSPMVIADKIVDYHLRVVKVNLSRLQNPFQLALDGYTQPETLITDLLATNTRGTQHDNN; from the coding sequence ATGTTTCATTACTGGAAAAAAGTGGACAGTTTAAATCATATCAATCGGTTGTTATTAGCCTTCGTATCCGTGCTCATTTTGATTGTATTTGGTCTGATCATTACGCTGTCTAAAATACCCAATCGTTTTGAATTTTGGCTAACACCTTCTATGAGTATTAATGGTGGATTAATCAAGGAAAACGCCATACCCAAAGAGTACGTTCAGGGTTTTGTTGCCACACTGCTACCCACCTTAAACACCTGGTCACAAGGTGGTAAAAAAGAATTTGCTACTAATCTTTCAGGCTTTCATTACTACTTCACTCCACGACACCAGACATTAATGGATAAAACCTTGATAGCGTATAAAGATGCTCAGCTTTTTAATCGAATACAAGTAGCAAGTCTTTATCGATTTATGGAAAACGAAGATGTCAAAGTAATCGCTCATAACACATGGGAAGTTCATCTGGTTTTACGCATTACCCAACGCTTAAAAGACGATAGCCCCATGGTCATTGCAGACAAGATTGTGGACTACCATTTACGTGTGGTCAAGGTCAATCTCTCGCGCTTACAAAATCCGTTCCAACTGGCATTAGATGGTTACACCCAACCAGAAACACTAATCACCGATTTATTGGCAACCAATACAAGAGGAACACAACATGACAACAACTAA
- a CDS encoding TIGR03750 family conjugal transfer protein — translation MNQPSSRHLSFDYEAYKGLSLRELFWIVVVTTPLISMGCALAGFFIGYPLAFGCIGFIVGFIVSITFCPKRAAAIKAGKPHGYLMKKTVLLMAKWGLRQSPYIHHQGVWQKSRLVR, via the coding sequence ATGAATCAACCCTCCTCACGTCATCTGTCGTTTGATTATGAAGCCTATAAAGGGTTAAGCCTAAGGGAGCTTTTTTGGATAGTGGTGGTCACAACACCACTAATTAGCATGGGATGTGCTTTGGCAGGATTTTTTATTGGCTATCCTTTGGCCTTCGGATGTATTGGTTTCATTGTTGGTTTTATTGTGTCCATTACTTTTTGCCCTAAACGGGCAGCTGCCATTAAGGCTGGTAAACCGCATGGCTATTTAATGAAAAAAACTGTGTTGTTGATGGCAAAGTGGGGTTTAAGACAATCGCCCTACATTCACCATCAAGGTGTCTGGCAAAAATCAAGACTCGTGAGGTAG